The following are encoded together in the Acidovorax sp. KKS102 genome:
- a CDS encoding bifunctional diguanylate cyclase/phosphodiesterase, with protein MISSELLTDLLAPAGDGLIEPMAQARLQALVDAVPVALMEFRLQDGRLLLLAANAAARRMPGLGAVRHPGVDASEVFDLLANTPLMDQLLGVVRVGAPLECRQVVREPGRLLLAWDLSARRVTNDCIVVTVRDASEAENLRVSLAASERALEEVRRELREQTDVFNTMESLARTGHWRRIEDPGETVLLWSPGLCNIAGFEQQEWVDPERAVSGILPEDRHVFDKIRERGSGLDVEYRWRRPDGEVRWMRSRVQRTLPRDGVQVVMGVVQDVTDEHRAAEQLREQLLFIQRIASRIPGFIYEYRQHSDGSTSVQYISDAVREFMGVEPHEVTADHGVLSHRVIAEDLPLVQRSAMLSVRKLVPWQCEYRVRMNDGSVRWHMTNAIPHREADGSVVSHGFTMDITDRKLAEQEIERLAFYDALTGLPNRRLLLDRLQRSIAACQRTRNLGALLFIDLDNFKDLNDTLGHDMGDQLLAQVAARLVGSVREADTVARFGGDEFVVMLEALAPDLQNAATQAETVAEKLLASLNQPFNLDGAQHYSTPSIGITLFGDERLTVDELLKRADLAMYQAKAAGRNTQRFFDPDMQAAVNARSNLEADLRQGLARGELLVHYQPVVDHHARLLGAEALVRWRHPQRGMISPADFIPLAEQTGLILPLGQYVLQTACEQLQRWSQHPDTAHLSISVNVSARQFRQPGFVAEVLQTLKNHNADPRQLKLELTESLLLGDIEDTIARMVQLKSEGVGFALDDFGTGYSSLSYLKRLPLDQVKIDQSFVRDVLTDPNDAAIVRTILALAKSLDLEVVAEGVETTGQLSFLRLHGCEGFQGYLFGRPGPAETIDALLDPAG; from the coding sequence GTGATCTCGTCCGAACTGCTGACCGACCTCCTCGCCCCTGCCGGGGACGGCCTCATCGAGCCCATGGCGCAGGCGCGCCTGCAAGCGCTGGTGGATGCAGTGCCAGTGGCACTCATGGAGTTCCGTCTGCAGGACGGCCGACTGCTGCTGCTGGCCGCCAACGCCGCGGCCCGGCGCATGCCGGGGCTGGGCGCGGTGCGGCACCCTGGCGTGGACGCATCCGAGGTGTTCGACCTGCTGGCCAACACACCCTTGATGGACCAGTTGCTCGGCGTGGTGCGCGTGGGTGCACCGCTGGAATGCCGCCAGGTGGTGCGCGAGCCCGGCCGGCTGTTGCTGGCCTGGGACTTGTCGGCTCGCCGCGTGACGAATGACTGCATCGTGGTCACGGTGCGTGATGCCTCGGAGGCCGAGAATCTGCGAGTGTCGCTGGCCGCGTCCGAACGCGCGCTGGAAGAAGTGCGGCGCGAGCTGCGCGAACAGACCGATGTGTTCAACACCATGGAGAGTCTGGCGCGCACCGGCCATTGGCGGCGCATTGAAGACCCGGGCGAAACCGTGCTGCTCTGGTCGCCCGGCCTGTGCAATATTGCCGGGTTTGAGCAGCAGGAATGGGTGGACCCCGAGCGCGCAGTGAGCGGCATCCTGCCGGAAGACCGGCACGTGTTCGACAAGATCCGCGAGCGTGGGTCCGGGCTGGACGTGGAGTACCGCTGGCGCCGGCCGGACGGTGAAGTGCGCTGGATGCGCTCGCGCGTGCAGCGCACGCTGCCGCGTGACGGTGTGCAGGTGGTCATGGGCGTGGTGCAGGACGTGACAGACGAGCACCGCGCTGCAGAGCAGTTGCGTGAGCAACTGTTGTTCATCCAGCGTATTGCCAGCCGCATTCCTGGCTTCATCTACGAATACCGGCAGCATTCCGATGGCAGCACCAGTGTGCAGTACATCAGCGATGCCGTGCGCGAATTCATGGGTGTGGAGCCCCACGAGGTGACCGCTGACCATGGCGTGCTCTCGCACCGCGTGATTGCGGAAGACCTGCCGCTGGTGCAACGCTCGGCCATGTTGTCCGTGCGCAAGCTGGTGCCCTGGCAGTGTGAATACCGTGTGCGGATGAATGACGGAAGCGTGCGCTGGCACATGACCAATGCCATTCCGCACCGCGAGGCCGATGGCTCGGTGGTGTCGCATGGATTCACCATGGATATCACGGACCGTAAGCTGGCCGAACAAGAAATCGAACGCCTGGCCTTCTACGACGCGCTCACGGGCCTGCCCAACCGCCGCCTGCTCCTGGACCGCCTGCAACGCTCCATCGCTGCCTGCCAGCGCACCCGCAATCTCGGCGCCCTGCTGTTCATCGACCTCGACAACTTCAAGGACTTGAACGACACCCTGGGCCACGACATGGGCGACCAGCTCCTGGCCCAGGTCGCCGCCCGCCTGGTGGGCAGCGTGCGCGAAGCCGACACCGTCGCCCGCTTTGGCGGCGACGAATTCGTCGTCATGCTCGAAGCCCTGGCCCCCGACCTGCAAAACGCCGCCACCCAGGCAGAAACCGTCGCAGAAAAACTCCTGGCCAGCCTGAACCAGCCCTTCAACCTGGACGGCGCCCAGCACTACAGCACCCCCAGCATCGGCATCACCCTCTTTGGCGACGAACGCCTCACCGTGGACGAACTCTTGAAGCGCGCCGACCTGGCCATGTACCAGGCCAAAGCCGCAGGCCGCAACACCCAGAGATTCTTCGACCCCGACATGCAGGCAGCGGTGAACGCCCGCTCCAACCTCGAAGCCGACCTGCGCCAGGGCCTGGCCCGGGGCGAGCTGCTCGTGCACTACCAGCCTGTGGTCGACCACCACGCCCGCCTGCTGGGCGCAGAAGCCCTCGTGCGCTGGCGCCACCCCCAGCGCGGCATGATCAGCCCGGCCGACTTCATCCCCCTGGCAGAACAGACCGGCCTCATCCTCCCCCTGGGCCAATACGTGCTCCAGACCGCCTGCGAACAACTGCAGCGCTGGAGCCAACACCCGGACACCGCCCACCTGTCCATCTCCGTGAACGTCAGCGCCCGCCAATTTCGGCAACCGGGCTTCGTGGCCGAAGTGCTGCAAACCTTGAAGAACCACAACGCCGACCCCCGGCAGCTCAAACTCGAACTCACCGAAAGCCTGCTGCTGGGAGACATCGAAGACACCATCGCACGCATGGTGCAACTCAAAAGCGAAGGCGTGGGCTTTGCGCTGGACGACTTCGGCACCGGCTACTCTAGCCTGAGCTACCTCAAGCGCCTGCCGCTGGACCAGGTGAAGATCGACCAGAGCTTCGTGCGGGACGTGCTGACGGACCCGAACGACGCGGCGATAGTTCGGACCATCCTGGCGCTGGCCAAGAGCCTGGACCTGGAGGTGGTGGCCGAGGGGGTGGAGACGACGGGGCAGCTGTCGTTCCTGAGGCTGCACGGGTGCGAGGGGTTCCAGGGGTATCTGTTTGGAAGGCCCGGGCCGGCGGAGACTATCGATGCATTGCTGGACCCCGCAGGCTGA